GGATGGCGCCTGTGCGGTGCGCAACATGCATCTGCCGGACCGGTTCATAGACCAGGCGAGCCCGGCGGATATGTATGCGGCGGCGGGTCTGACGGCGCAGGATATCTCGGCCCGGGCGTTGCAGGCGTTGGGGCGTGAGGCGCGGGTCGTGCCGTTGCGCGCTTGACGGATCGCGCTGCGCGCGATTGCCTTCCCTCTCGGGTCCGTAAACGGACCCTGACGGGCAGTGGGCGAGGATATTTTTAACCCAAAGAAGACAAGGGATGCGCGTCCGTGAAGGCGCGTATTCTGTTTGCGACCGGTTGAGGGGCGTCCCAGTGGATCGAGTGGCCGGCATCCTCGATCACGTGTTGCGTGACGTTGGGGATGGCCGAGAAGGCAGCGCGGCCTTCGGCTTCGGGGATCAGAAGGTCATGTTCGGCAAAGACGATTTGCGTGGGGCAGGGGATGTCAGCCGGACGGGTCTGGGGTTTGAACGTCTTGAGCGCCTCGATCTGGTGGGCCATGGCCTGAAGCGATTGCGCGTGGGGATAGGCGAGGGCGGCCTGCAGGGCGATTTCGGTGTTTTGCGGATCGGCGAAGAAATCTGGGCGGAAGACCCAAGGATAGAGCGCCTTGAGCCAGAGGGTTTCGCCTTCGGGTGCGGCGCGCACCTCGTGGATCATGTCGAAGACGGCGATGGTGCGGGGGATGCGCACGGGGGCCGACGCGAGGATGGTCAGCGAGGCGATGCGGTCTGGGGCGAGGCCTGCAATCTCCATCGCCATCAGCCCACCCATGGAGTGGCCGGTGACATGGGTCTTGTCGATCTGCAGGTGATCCAGAAGCGCCAGCGCGTCCTGCGCCATCTGCTCGACGCTGACGGGTGCATCCCATGGGGTCGTGCGCCCGGTGGTGCGGTTGTCGGGGCGGATGACGTGGTGATCTTTGGCCAGCAACGAAACCAGAGGCCCCCAGCTTGCACTGTCGGAGAGCATCCCGGCGAGCAGGAGGAGCGGCGGGCCATCGCCATCTGTTTCGTAGTGCAGAGAGATGTCGTCTAGCGGCAGGTCAGGCATTCAGATCGCTCCATGTCGGAAGGATGTCCCCGGGCGCGGGCCGGGCGAGGTAGATCGCGCGGGCAATGGCACGGGAGAGGCAAAGGGCGGCGGCGTGGCCGATGACGGTGAGACCGCGTTCGGCGTCGGCGGGGGGACGGGCGCCGGTGGAGAGGGCAAAGACCAGATCGCCGTCACCGGGGCTGTGGGCCGGGACGGTGGCCCGGGCGATGCCGTCATGGGCGGCGATGGCCATGCGCTGGCATTGTGCCTTGGTCAGGTCCGCATCGGTGGCCACGATGGCGATGGTGGTGTTGGCGCGCTCCATCTCGCCCAGCATGCTGGCGAGCTTGCGGCTTTCGAGATCACGGCCCAGCCCTGTCGCGGGATCGGGGCCAAGGCCGCCAAATTCGCCGTCGATCTCGAACGGGGCGGCGTAGAAATGGCGGTCTCCGGGGGTTGTCACGCTGCCCATCGGGTTGGCCGCGACGAGGGCACCGACGGTGGTGCCATCGGGCAGGATGAGCGAGGCGGAACCGAGCCCGCCCTTGGTCATCGCGGTGAGCGCGCCGGTCCCTGCACCGGCCGTCCCGAGGGCGAAGTCGGACCCGGCAGCGTCGAAGGCGGCACGGCCCAGGGCGGGGTAGGGGTTCCGGGTCCAGTCTTTCTGCCCTCCGTTGAGCAGATCGAAGATGATCGCACCGGGCACCAGCGGGATGATGGCTGGGCCGACCGGATGACCGCGCCCCGCCGCGCGCAGGCCATCGACCACGCCGGAGCAGGCGTCGAGGCCGTAAGCCGACCCGCCCGCGAGGGTCAGTGCGTCAATCCTGGCCACCGATTTGTCGGGGGCGAGCAGGTCCGTTTCCCGCGTGCCGGGCGCGCCGCCCATCACGTGGACGGAGGCGGTGAAGGGCGCGTCGGCGGTCAGCACGGTGACGCCGGATTTCAGGGTGTCGTCCTGCGCGTTGCCGACATGCAGGCCGGAGACGTCGGTGATCAGGTTGCGGGGGCCGGGCTGCATGGCGTCTGTGGGACTTTTCCGTATTTTTTCGAGAAGAAGGCCCCATCAGAGCCTTGGCTTGGGCGCGGCGGTCTCTGGATCACCGGTATTGGGCTCGCCCTTGGGTTCGATCAGCAGGACCTCGCATTCGGCCTTGGCGCGGGGGCGGTGGGTGACGCCTTTGGGCACGACATAGATCTCTCCGGCGCGGATGGTCTGGGGGGCCGCGCCGTCGATATCCATCACCATCTCGCCCTTGAGGACGAGGAAGAAGTCATCCGTCTCGGCATGGCTGTAATAGGGGAATTCGCCCTGAAACTTCACCACCATCACGTCATTGTCGTTGTAATCAGCGACCACATGCGGGTCCCAATGGGTGCGGATCTGGGCCAGCTTTTCGGCGAGGTTCACGTGGCTCATATGCAGCGGCCCCCGTCGACTTCCATGCAGACGCCGGTGAGCATGCTGGCCTCGTCCGAGCAGAGGAAACAGGCGGCGTTGCCGAGGTCTTCGGGCTGGGAGAAGCGGCCCAGCGGAATGGTGGAGAGGAACTTGGCGCGGGTCTCTGGCGTGTCCTCGCCCATGAAGCTTTTCAAAAGAGGGGTTTCGCCCGCCACCGGGTTCAGTGCGTTCACCCGGATGCCGTCGGGGGCGAGCTCCACCGCCATGGTGCGGGTGGCGGTGATCATCCACCCTTTGGAGGCGTTGTACCAGTTGAGCCGGGGCCGGGGTGAGACACCGGCGGTCGAGGCGATGTTGAGAAATGTGCCCGCGCCCCGCGCTTTCATATGGGGCACCAGAGCGCGGGCGGTGAGGTAAACGGATTTCATGTTGACCTGAAAAACGCGGTCGAAATCCTCGTCCGTTATGTCTTCGAGCGGGGCGGGCATGTGGGTGACGCCCGCATTGTTGACCATGATATCGACATGGCCGAACGTCTCGATTGCCGTATCGATCATCGCTGTGACCGAGGCTTTGTCGGATACGTCCACGCTCTGCGCCACGGCAGGGCTGCCGATCTCGGCGGCAAAGCCGGCGGCCCCTTCGGCATTGATGTCGGCGATCATGACACGCGCGCCTTCGGCGGCGAATTTGCGCACGATGCCAGCGCCGAAGCCCGAGGCGCCTCCGGTCACGATGGCGGTTTTGTCGGCAAGTCTCATCAGCGTCCCTCCCTTGATGGCAGAGAACGGGATTGATGGCGGAGGGGCAAGGGGGTTTGACGAGATTGTCGTCTATCTGCGCGTTGAGGGCGGCCAGCATAACGGAGCCTGCGCCCGGTGCGCTAGCCGTGAAAGCTGGCCACGGTCTTGAGT
The nucleotide sequence above comes from Thalassococcus sp. S3. Encoded proteins:
- a CDS encoding cupin domain-containing protein encodes the protein MSHVNLAEKLAQIRTHWDPHVVADYNDNDVMVVKFQGEFPYYSHAETDDFFLVLKGEMVMDIDGAAPQTIRAGEIYVVPKGVTHRPRAKAECEVLLIEPKGEPNTGDPETAAPKPRL
- a CDS encoding SDR family oxidoreductase, giving the protein MRLADKTAIVTGGASGFGAGIVRKFAAEGARVMIADINAEGAAGFAAEIGSPAVAQSVDVSDKASVTAMIDTAIETFGHVDIMVNNAGVTHMPAPLEDITDEDFDRVFQVNMKSVYLTARALVPHMKARGAGTFLNIASTAGVSPRPRLNWYNASKGWMITATRTMAVELAPDGIRVNALNPVAGETPLLKSFMGEDTPETRAKFLSTIPLGRFSQPEDLGNAACFLCSDEASMLTGVCMEVDGGRCI
- a CDS encoding P1 family peptidase, with protein sequence MQPGPRNLITDVSGLHVGNAQDDTLKSGVTVLTADAPFTASVHVMGGAPGTRETDLLAPDKSVARIDALTLAGGSAYGLDACSGVVDGLRAAGRGHPVGPAIIPLVPGAIIFDLLNGGQKDWTRNPYPALGRAAFDAAGSDFALGTAGAGTGALTAMTKGGLGSASLILPDGTTVGALVAANPMGSVTTPGDRHFYAAPFEIDGEFGGLGPDPATGLGRDLESRKLASMLGEMERANTTIAIVATDADLTKAQCQRMAIAAHDGIARATVPAHSPGDGDLVFALSTGARPPADAERGLTVIGHAAALCLSRAIARAIYLARPAPGDILPTWSDLNA
- a CDS encoding alpha/beta fold hydrolase; amino-acid sequence: MPDLPLDDISLHYETDGDGPPLLLLAGMLSDSASWGPLVSLLAKDHHVIRPDNRTTGRTTPWDAPVSVEQMAQDALALLDHLQIDKTHVTGHSMGGLMAMEIAGLAPDRIASLTILASAPVRIPRTIAVFDMIHEVRAAPEGETLWLKALYPWVFRPDFFADPQNTEIALQAALAYPHAQSLQAMAHQIEALKTFKPQTRPADIPCPTQIVFAEHDLLIPEAEGRAAFSAIPNVTQHVIEDAGHSIHWDAPQPVANRIRAFTDAHPLSSLG